In Macadamia integrifolia cultivar HAES 741 chromosome 12, SCU_Mint_v3, whole genome shotgun sequence, the following are encoded in one genomic region:
- the LOC122057426 gene encoding cytokinin riboside 5'-monophosphate phosphoribohydrolase LOG1, producing the protein MERDKDLKQSKFNKICVFCGSSQGKKSSYQDAAIELGKELVARNIDLVYGGGSVGLMGLISQAVYNGGRHVLGVIPKTLMPREITGETVGEVKAVADMHQRKAEMARQSDAFIALPGGYGTLEELLEVITWAQLGIHDKPVGLLNVDGYYNSLLSFIDKAVEEGFISPNARHIIVSAPTAKELVKKMEEYFPRHEIVASQLSWEMEQLGYSPKLDISR; encoded by the exons atggagagAGATAAGGATTTGAAGCAATCCAAGTTTAATAAGATTTGTGTGTTTTGTGGTAGTAGTCAAGGAAAGAAGAGTAGCTATCAAGATGCTGCTATAGAACTTGGGAAGGAATTG gtGGCAAGGAACATTGATCTGGTTTATGGAGGTGGAAGCGTAGGACTTATGGGTTTAATTTCACAAGCTGTTTATAATGGTGGTCGACATGTTCTTGG TGTTATTCCCAAGACGCTCATGCCTCGTGAG ATTACTGGTGAAACAGTAGGGGAAGTGAAGGCAGTAGCAGATATGCACCAAAGGAAAGCAGAGATGGCTCGGCAGTCAGATGCCTTTATTGCCTTACCCG GTGGTTATGGGACTCTTGAGGAGCTACTTGAAGTGATTACATGGGCTCAACTAGGCATTCATGATAAGCCT GTGGGATTATTGAATGTGGATGGGTACTATAACTCGTTGCTGTCGTTCATTGACAAAGCAGTAGAGGAAGGCTTTATTAGTCCTAATGCACGCCATATCATTGTTTCTGCACCTACAGCAAAGGAATTGGTGAAGAAAATGGAG GAGTATTTTCCCCGCCATGAAATAGTTGCTTCACAGTTGAGCTGGGAGATGGAACAGCTTGGCTACTCTCCAAAATTGGATATCTCTCGGTAA